From Variovorax sp. PMC12, the proteins below share one genomic window:
- a CDS encoding MarR family winged helix-turn-helix transcriptional regulator: MRSTPVSADEMLKLDNQLCFAVYSASLAMTRLYKPVLEKLQLTYPQYLVMLSLWEQDGPTVSALGDRLSLDSGTLTPLLKRLEANGYVTRVRDVADERRVHITLTAVGRKLKTRAADVPECLMAAAQCSVPELVSLTQQIQALRDRIRKAA; this comes from the coding sequence ATGCGCTCCACACCCGTCTCCGCCGACGAAATGCTCAAGCTGGACAACCAGCTGTGCTTTGCCGTGTATTCCGCCTCGCTGGCCATGACCCGGCTCTACAAGCCGGTGCTGGAAAAGCTGCAGCTCACCTACCCGCAATACCTCGTGATGCTCTCGCTGTGGGAGCAGGACGGCCCGACGGTCTCCGCGCTGGGCGACCGCCTGTCGCTCGACTCCGGCACGCTCACCCCGCTGCTCAAGCGGCTGGAAGCCAACGGTTACGTGACCCGCGTGCGCGACGTGGCCGACGAGCGCCGGGTGCACATCACGCTGACGGCCGTCGGCCGCAAGCTCAAGACCCGCGCGGCCGACGTGCCCGAGTGCCTGATGGCTGCTGCCCAGTGCTCGGTGCCCGAGCTGGTTTCGCTCACCCAGCAGATCCAGGCGCTGCGCGACCGCATCAGGAAAGCCGCCTGA
- a CDS encoding glycosyltransferase family 39 protein yields MRLSPIPSTGNATPLAVPPPALQRNILWALAAMLLLWTLSFSWFYPTPPWDNVEELFWGSSFEWSYYKHPPLPSWLMGALMLLGGREPWLTYAAGVGCGVGALCLVWRWSLEMVHPARAALAVLLGSLVAYHVQRAVIYNHNTVQLLPLAGYWWMLWRVLHAPSSSKLRDWAWLGVFAALSMLTKYSAVVQFAVGAAFIVRQGLWRDAHVRRGLLLAAGVALVLMAPHLWWVLEHSGRSIDYARHSVHPGTHGHGFRHLVHVFLVQVSRLLPMLLLVGWAWFTRAAVAPAPSSAATPGLNAFDRRFLAWATLGPMCLVFPAAVLLKVPLVPSWLGTFFLPAALWAVAVLPGLEAERWSRRRWRGVIVTVAVLHVAGALGQAWVDGVLSKRLGYITRANLPAQEVADAVRDIWRDRVGDRPLTLLVGDTWFAGAVALRMDPSTQLLIDGDERNSPWLPPGTLAREGGMVLILDTHEFRSEGALLQPRLALADCRGTLDIPWAGTDEHNRLRMRWGIVLPQGERAAKNCAADAKK; encoded by the coding sequence ATGCGACTCTCCCCGATTCCCTCGACAGGAAACGCCACGCCCCTGGCCGTCCCGCCTCCTGCCCTGCAGCGCAACATCCTGTGGGCCTTGGCGGCGATGCTGCTGCTGTGGACCCTGTCCTTCAGCTGGTTCTATCCGACCCCGCCCTGGGACAACGTCGAGGAGCTGTTCTGGGGCAGCAGCTTCGAATGGAGCTACTACAAGCATCCGCCGCTGCCGAGCTGGCTGATGGGCGCCCTGATGCTGCTGGGCGGGCGCGAGCCCTGGCTGACCTACGCGGCCGGTGTCGGCTGCGGCGTGGGTGCGCTCTGCCTGGTGTGGCGCTGGTCGCTCGAAATGGTCCACCCGGCGCGCGCGGCGCTGGCCGTGCTGCTCGGCTCGCTGGTGGCCTACCACGTGCAGCGCGCGGTCATCTACAACCACAACACCGTGCAACTGCTGCCGCTGGCCGGCTACTGGTGGATGCTGTGGCGCGTGCTGCACGCGCCTTCGTCGTCGAAGCTGCGTGACTGGGCCTGGCTGGGCGTCTTCGCGGCGCTGTCGATGCTCACCAAGTACAGCGCCGTGGTGCAGTTCGCGGTGGGCGCGGCCTTCATCGTGCGGCAGGGCCTGTGGCGCGATGCGCATGTGCGGCGCGGCCTGCTGCTGGCGGCCGGCGTCGCGCTGGTGCTGATGGCGCCGCACCTGTGGTGGGTGCTGGAGCACTCCGGCCGCAGCATCGACTACGCGCGCCATTCGGTCCACCCGGGCACGCACGGGCACGGCTTTCGCCACCTGGTGCATGTGTTCCTGGTGCAGGTATCCCGCCTGTTGCCGATGCTGCTGCTGGTCGGCTGGGCCTGGTTCACCCGGGCTGCCGTCGCGCCCGCGCCCTCATCGGCCGCCACGCCGGGGCTGAACGCGTTCGACCGGCGCTTCCTGGCCTGGGCCACGCTGGGGCCCATGTGCCTCGTGTTTCCCGCGGCGGTGCTGCTGAAGGTTCCGCTGGTTCCCTCGTGGCTCGGCACCTTCTTCCTGCCGGCCGCGCTGTGGGCAGTGGCCGTGCTGCCCGGCCTCGAGGCGGAGCGATGGAGCCGCCGCCGCTGGCGCGGCGTGATCGTCACGGTGGCGGTGCTCCATGTGGCCGGCGCGCTCGGCCAAGCCTGGGTCGACGGCGTGCTGAGCAAGCGCCTCGGCTACATCACGCGTGCCAACCTGCCGGCGCAGGAAGTTGCGGACGCTGTTCGTGACATCTGGCGCGACCGCGTCGGCGACCGCCCGCTCACGCTGCTGGTGGGCGACACCTGGTTCGCCGGCGCGGTGGCGCTGAGGATGGACCCGTCGACGCAGTTGCTGATCGACGGCGACGAGCGCAATTCGCCGTGGCTGCCTCCGGGCACGCTGGCGCGCGAAGGCGGCATGGTGCTGATCCTCGACACGCACGAGTTCCGCTCCGAAGGCGCGCTGCTCCAACCCCGGCTCGCCCTGGCCGACTGCCGCGGCACGCTGGACATCCCGTGGGCCGGAACCGACGAGCACAACAGGCTGCGCATGCGCTGGGGCATCGTGCTGCCGCAGGGAGAGCGCGCAGCGAAGAACTGCGCGGCGGATGCGAAGAAGTAG
- a CDS encoding ABC transporter permease yields the protein MDTTTTTTTKTNAPASPSVWRAPEISLRWWPVFLRNLLVWRKLAIPSLIGNIAEPLIWLVAFGYGMGALVGQVAVDGVKVPYILFLASGSICMSAMNAASFEALYSAFSRMHVQKTWDGIMNAPVGLDDIVLAEMLWAAFKSIFTVTAILFVMLGLGISHSPKLIVAWMVLVGAGITFSSIALIFNALAKGYDFFTYYFTLFMTPMMFLSGVFFPLEQLPSAVKAVAAWLPLTNAVALVRPLFMDQWPAGWWVHAAVLAVYAVVAFWIALALTRKRFRG from the coding sequence ATGGACACGACAACCACCACAACAACAAAAACGAACGCGCCCGCTTCGCCCTCGGTCTGGCGCGCGCCCGAAATCTCGCTGCGCTGGTGGCCGGTGTTCCTGCGCAACCTGCTGGTGTGGCGCAAGCTGGCCATTCCCAGCCTGATCGGCAACATCGCCGAGCCGCTGATCTGGCTGGTGGCCTTCGGCTACGGCATGGGCGCGCTGGTGGGTCAGGTGGCGGTCGACGGCGTGAAGGTGCCGTACATCCTGTTCCTGGCGAGCGGGTCGATCTGCATGAGCGCGATGAACGCGGCGAGCTTCGAGGCGCTGTACTCGGCGTTCTCGCGCATGCACGTGCAGAAGACCTGGGACGGCATCATGAACGCGCCGGTCGGGCTCGACGACATCGTGCTGGCCGAGATGCTGTGGGCGGCGTTCAAGTCGATCTTCACGGTCACGGCCATCCTGTTCGTGATGCTCGGGCTGGGCATCAGCCACAGCCCGAAGCTCATCGTCGCGTGGATGGTGCTGGTGGGCGCGGGCATCACCTTCTCGTCGATTGCGCTGATCTTCAACGCGCTGGCCAAGGGCTACGACTTCTTCACCTACTACTTCACGCTGTTCATGACGCCGATGATGTTCCTGAGCGGCGTGTTCTTTCCGCTCGAACAGCTGCCCTCCGCGGTCAAGGCCGTGGCGGCCTGGCTGCCGCTGACGAATGCGGTGGCGCTGGTGCGGCCGCTGTTCATGGACCAGTGGCCGGCAGGCTGGTGGGTGCATGCGGCGGTGCTGGCGGTGTACGCGGTCGTCGCCTTCTGGATCGCGCTGGCGTTGACGCGCAAGCGGTTCAGGGGCTGA
- a CDS encoding ATP-binding cassette domain-containing protein, giving the protein MHLAAIVPWPGQAAGADCARLRQNRRVQPTTAPTPPLFQVSRLRKRYGETTVVDDLSFEIAPGECLGVIGPNGAGKTTTIRMCLGLTAPDGGEISALGLQMPRDALAIKAQLGVVSQFDTLDPDFSCAENLVVYGRYFGFGKAQVRERVPQLLEFAALSHKADAKPGELSGGMRRRLSLARALVNDPKLLLLDEPTTGLDPQARHLMWERLQVLLQQGKSILLTTHFMDEAERLCSRLLVLDHGRKIAEGRPRDLIAEHLEPDVVEVYGNGALSLAESAELKAMAARVEVSGETVFFYTQDARRLLDALTRHGGLRTFHRPANLEDLFLKLTGRQIREDG; this is encoded by the coding sequence GTGGCCCGGGCAAGCCGCGGGGGCGGATTGCGCACGCCTGCGTCAGAATCGCCGCGTGCAGCCCACAACCGCCCCCACCCCTCCCCTCTTCCAGGTCAGCCGGCTGCGCAAGCGCTATGGCGAGACCACCGTGGTCGACGACCTGTCGTTCGAGATCGCGCCCGGCGAATGCCTGGGCGTGATCGGCCCGAACGGCGCCGGCAAGACCACCACCATCCGCATGTGCCTGGGCCTCACCGCGCCCGACGGCGGCGAGATATCCGCGCTGGGCCTGCAGATGCCGCGCGACGCGCTGGCCATCAAGGCGCAGCTGGGCGTGGTGTCGCAGTTCGACACGCTCGACCCCGACTTCAGCTGCGCCGAGAACCTGGTGGTGTACGGCCGCTACTTCGGCTTCGGCAAGGCGCAGGTGCGCGAGCGCGTGCCTCAACTGCTGGAGTTCGCGGCGCTGTCGCACAAGGCCGATGCCAAGCCGGGCGAACTGTCGGGCGGCATGCGCAGGCGGCTGTCGCTGGCGCGCGCGCTGGTCAACGACCCCAAGCTGCTGCTGCTCGACGAGCCCACCACCGGGCTCGACCCGCAGGCGCGCCACCTGATGTGGGAGCGGCTGCAGGTGCTGCTGCAGCAGGGCAAGTCGATTTTGCTGACCACGCACTTCATGGACGAGGCCGAGCGCCTGTGCTCGCGCCTGCTGGTGCTCGACCACGGCCGCAAGATCGCCGAAGGCCGACCGCGCGACCTGATCGCCGAGCACCTGGAGCCCGACGTGGTCGAGGTGTACGGCAACGGCGCGCTGTCGCTGGCCGAATCGGCCGAACTGAAGGCGATGGCCGCGCGCGTGGAAGTGAGCGGCGAGACGGTGTTCTTCTACACACAGGACGCGCGGCGCCTGCTCGACGCCTTGACGCGGCACGGCGGGCTGCGCACCTTTCACCGGCCGGCGAACCTGGAGGACCTGTTCCTCAAGCTCACCGGCCGCCAGATTCGCGAGGACGGCTAG